The following DNA comes from Spirochaetota bacterium.
ATAGTTTGATCCTTGCACCTTTCGGTTTTGCAGTAGCACTTGAAACTACGATAATACCTTTGTTTTTGTTCTTTACTCTTTCAACCTCTTCTTGAAGTTCTTTGTATCGTTTCAGATAGTCTTCATACTTATCCTTACCTTTTGAAACAACTAGTAAGAACTTGTGCTTAATATAATCTAGTGTTGTGTTGATATCTTCCTTTGACACTCCTGAAAGCATTATGATATACTCAATGTTTTTTGACTTCTTGAGTATTGAGTCAATATCGTCTGCGAAGATGAAATCAAAATTTAGATAATTACTTATAGACAGTAAGTTTTTGACCATACTGGATGTTATAACGACTATATCGTAGTCTTTTTCTACGATTCTTCTCTTAAACTCATCCTTCTGCTTTGGAGTGAGTTTTGAGGAATACATAATAACTTTTGATGAGCTATCCTTCATCATTCCTGAAATCTTTTCATACACTTGATGAACGAGGTTGGTTGTTGGAACTATTATCAGAGACTTCTTACCATTCCTAGAGAGGTTGATAGCAGTTATGATGCCGAAAGTTGTCTTACCGACACCTGTTGGTGCTACGAGAGAGAAACTCCTACCGAGTATAACTCTTTTCATCCAAGAAACTTGAGTATTCCAAGGTGGGGAACCGATCAAATTCTTAAAAACTCCTACCCACTTGTCAATCTCATTCTTAAGATGTAATAAACTACTAATTCTATCACTGGATTTAAATTGAATGAAAATGCTGTCAAGGTTTTCGCTAACTTGCTTGTTATAGCATCTATTGCAAATACCTACCGTCCTCAACCTATCATCTGTTATCTCTCCACCACAGACCAAGCAACCTCTCTTATAGATTACAAGACTATCCATAAAAGCCACCGAAATAGTGTCTAAATTATAGTGATAAGATTCTTGTAGAATAAAGAAAATATAAATGTTATTCTTTGACAACTATATTAGTTTTTGTGTCTTCGGAATTTATTACATCTATAAACTTATCGTATGTGATCCTTGTTCCTTTGCTCTCAGGTGTTATCTTCTGAATAACACTTCTTATCTCGTAAAGATAATCTTGACTGAAAACTACAAAACCGTTCTTGAGTTCCCTGAAATATCTACTAAAGAGATCTTTAAGTCCCGTATCTTTAAAAGAATTCACATCTACAACGAGATACGGTACTTCAACCATAACATCTACTTTCTTCATCTGTCTCTTTGTAAACTTTCTATCCAAAACTTCAGATCTGAATGAAACTTTTTTGATCTGAAAACCTAAATTCATGTTGCTAAACTTAACTATACCATCTATTCCTATTATGTCCAGATCAGGATTTGAAATAATTTCTTCCTCAAAGATAGAGTTCCATAGATATTGGAAGTGGAACTGCGTCAGGATTGAGACCCATATTCTATAGAGTCTCGCTTTAAACCCCTCCTCTACAAATTGAACAGAACATCCATAAAAGTATTTTTTGATAAAGCCAAAAATATCAGCTAACTTCTCTTTCCAATAGATCCTAAAAACCTCATCATAATCCTTAAAATCTATTGACATCCAATAATAACGGTAGTATATCTCTAAGGGTAGTAGCTCCTTCGGTAAATCCTGTTCAACAGTCTTTATTTGTCTCAGATAGGAATACTTTTGTAAGTCTATGCTCTCTAGAAAATTCTGAAATTTTTTTAACTCTTTCTTCCAATCTCTCTTCGTATTCATATAAGTTCTCTAATTATGACTCTTAACTCTCTTCTAGTAGGTAATGGGATAGTCATAAGTTGCGATATGCTAAGATGATACGTTATGTCTCTGAACAGGTCCTTATGGAGGATTACCAATCACTATATCAAACTTATCACCACAATTCCAAACCAGATAATCTCCAATGAGCACTTCCA
Coding sequences within:
- a CDS encoding TaqI family restriction endonuclease, yielding MNTKRDWKKELKKFQNFLESIDLQKYSYLRQIKTVEQDLPKELLPLEIYYRYYWMSIDFKDYDEVFRIYWKEKLADIFGFIKKYFYGCSVQFVEEGFKARLYRIWVSILTQFHFQYLWNSIFEEEIISNPDLDIIGIDGIVKFSNMNLGFQIKKVSFRSEVLDRKFTKRQMKKVDVMVEVPYLVVDVNSFKDTGLKDLFSRYFRELKNGFVVFSQDYLYEIRSVIQKITPESKGTRITYDKFIDVINSEDTKTNIVVKE